A stretch of Scheffersomyces stipitis CBS 6054 chromosome 2, complete sequence DNA encodes these proteins:
- the RET1 gene encoding DNA-directed RNA polymerase III (go_funtion DNA binding; DNA-directed RNA polymerase activity~go_process transcription), which produces MAPKRKAVKLEAESDEAFQELFQPEYRGKKLTDEINTAEDKWNLLPAFLKVKGLVKQHLDSFNYFVDVDLKKIIRANELVLSDVDPEFYLKYLDIRVGHKSSSAPGTKEVILPPHECRLRDLTYSAPIYVDVEYTRGRKIIMHKDLEIGRMPVMLRSNKCILDGINDKQMAKFDECPLDPGGYFVVNGTEKVILVQEQLSKNRIIVEADEKKGIVQASVTSSTHERKSKTYVITKNDKIYLKHNSISEDIPIVIVLKAAGITSDLEILQLVCGSDPQYQDLFVVNFEEAAKLEVFTQQQALNYVGKRVKTIRRAGAAKLSVLQEGIEAIATTVIAHITVADLQFREKALYIATMARRVVMTMHNPKMVDDRDYVGNKRLELAGQLMSLLFEDLFKKFNSDFKANIDKILKKPSRTSEFDALLSINIHSNNITMGLNRAISTGNWSLKRFKMERAGVTHVLSRLSYISALGMMTRISSQFEKSRKVSGPRALQPSQFGMLCTSDTPEGEACGLVKNLALMTHITTDDEEAPIRKLCYVLGCENILGIDSATLHSQGNFGIYLNGTLIGTSRFPSKFVTDFRRLRRTGKISEFVSIYTNTHQTAVHIATDGGRICRPLIIVKNNEPMVKAEHLLKLRQGEWAFDDFLSHGLVEYLDVNEENDSLIALYEKDLDPSQPVTHLEIEPFTVLGAVAGLIPYPHHNQSPRNTYQCAMGKQAIGAIAYNQFRRIDTLLYFMVYPQQPMVKTKTIELIDYDKLPAGQNATVAVMSYSGYDIEDALVLNKSSIDRGFGRCQVVRKNTIQLKRYPNHTKDIVSGMRVDEDGEPIFPHKALGPDGLGEIGARVENGQVYANKFVPTNAGESVLGHNEQMAGAESHREAAAYYKGPEPSYVDQVMMSVSDNDQALIKVLLRQTRRPELGDKFSSRHGQKGVCGIIVQQEDLPFNDDGISPDIIMNPHGFPSRMTVGKMIELISGKAGVLNGSLEYGTCFGGSKLEDMSKILVEKGFSYSGKDMLYSGITGECLQAYIFFGPIYYQKLKHMVLDKMHARARGPRAVLTRQPTEGRSRDGGLRLGEMERDCVIAYGASQLLLERLMISSDAFEVDVCNKCGLMGYNSWCTTCKSFEHVIKMTIPYAAKLLFQELLSMNIAPRLKLGDVF; this is translated from the coding sequence ATGGCTCCCAAAAGAAAGGCAGTCAAGCTCGAGGCCGAGTCGGACGAAGCTTTTCAGGAGTTGTTCCAGCCGGAGTACAGAGGGAAGAAATTGACCGATGAGATCAACACTGCGGAAGACAAGTGGAACCTATTACCAGCATTTTTGAAGGTGAAGGGATTGGTCAAGCAGCATTTGGATTCATTCAACTACTTTGTGGATGtggacttgaaaaagatcaTCAGGGCCAACGAATTGGTGCTTTCCGACGTAGACCCTGAGTTctacttgaagtacttggaCATCAGAGTTGGCCACAAGTCTTCTTCGGCTCCTGGAACAAAGGAGGTTATTTTGCCTCCTCACGAATGCCGTTTGCGTGATTTGACATATTCGGCACCGATTTACGTTGATGTAGAGTACACCAGAGGCCGCAAGATCATTATGCATAAGGACTTGGAGATTGGTAGAATGCCCGTTATGCTCAGATCCAACAAATGTATCCTAGACGGCATCAACGACAAGCAGATGGCCAAGTTTGACGAGTGCCCATTGGATCCCGGTGGATATTTTGTTGTTAACGGTACAGAAAAGGTCATCTTAGTGCAAGAACAATTGTCCAAGAATAGAATCATTGTGGAGGCTGATGAGAAAAAGGGTATAGTGCAAGCTTCAGTCACTTCGTCTACCCACGAACGTAAGTCCAAAACTTATGTAATCACCAAAAACGACAAGATTTACTTGAAGCACAACTCTATATCTGAAGATATTCCAATTGTCATTGTGCTCAAGGCTGCTGGGATCACTTCtgacttggaaatcttACAATTGGTATGTGGATCCGATCCACAGTACCAGGACTTGTTTGTAGTTAACTTCGAAGAGGcagccaagttggaagtTTTCACTCAACAGCAGGCTTTAAACTATGTAGGCAAGAGAGTTAAGACCATCAGAAGAGCCGGTGCCGCTAAGTTGTCTGTTTTGCAAGAGGGTATTGAAGCCATTGCTACCACGGTTATTGCTCATATAACTGTAGCTGATTTACAGTTCCGTGAGAAGGCATTGTACATCGCTACCATGGCCAGAAGGGTGGTTATGACTATGCACAACCCCAAGATGGTTGACGACAGAGACTATGTCGGTAACAAGAGATTGGAGTTGGCAGGCCAGTTAATGTCTTTGTTGTTTGAAGATTTGTTtaagaagttcaactctGACTTTAAGGCTAACAtcgacaagatcttgaagaagccCAGCAGAACATCAGAGTTTGACGCCTTACTTTCGATTAACATCCACTCCAACAACATCACCATGGGATTGAACAGAGCCATTTCCACCGGTAACTGGTCATTGAAACGTTTCAAGATGGAAAGAGCTGGGGTTACCCATGTCTTATCTCGTTTGTCGTATATCTCTGCTTTGGGTATGATGACACGTATTTCATCTCAGTTTGAGAAGTCCAGAAAGGTGTCTGGTCCCAGAGCGTTGCAACCTTCCCAGTTTGGGATGTTGTGTACTTCTGATACGCCAGAAGGTGAAGCCTGTGGTTTGGTTAAGAACTTAGCCTTGATGACACACATCACCACAGATGATGAGGAGGCACCTATCCGAAAGTTGTGTTACGTCTTAGGTTGTGAAAACATCTTAGGAATTGACTCGGCTACTTTGCATTCTCAAGGTAACTTTGGTATATATCTTAACGGTACCTTGATAGGAACATCCAGGTTCCCTTCCAAGTTTGTGACAGACTTCCGTCGATTGAGAAGAACGGGCAAGATCTCGGAGTTTGTCTCCATCTATACTAACACTCACCAAACTGCTGTTCACATAGCTACTGATGGGGGAAGAATCTGTCGTCCCTTGATaattgtcaagaacaacgAGCCCATGGTGAAGGCTGAGCATTTACTCAAATTGAGACAAGGCGAATGGGCTTTTGATGACTTTTTGTCTCACGGGCTAGTCGAGTATCTTGATGTtaacgaagaaaacgacTCATTGATTGCATTATACGAAAAGGACTTAGATCCTTCTCAGCCCGTAACCCATTTGGAAATCGAGCCCTTCACAGTGTTAGGTGCTGTGGCTGGTTTGATTCCATACCCACACCATAACCAGTCACCCAGAAACACATATCAGTGTGCGATGGGTAAACAGGCTATAGGTGCAATTGCCTACAACCAGTTCAGGAGAATCGACACCTTGTTGTACTTCATGGTTTATCCACAACAACCTATGGTCAAGACCAAGACCATCGAGTTGATCGATTACGACAAGTTGCCGGCCGGTCAAAACGCTACGGTGGCTGTGATGTCATATTCTGGGTACGATATCGAAGATGCCTTggtgttgaacaaatcttcCATCGATAGAGGGTTCGGACGTTGTCAGGTCGTTCGTAAAAACACCATACAATTGAAGAGGTACCCCAATCATACTAAGGATATTGTTTCTGGTATGAGAGTTGACGAAGACGGTGAGCCCATTTTCCCCCACAAGGCTTTGGGACCTGATGGATTGGGAGAAATCGGTGCCAGGGTGGAAAATGGCCAAGTTTATGCCAATAAGTTTGTTCCTACAAATGCTGGAGAGTCTGTCTTGGGCCATAATGAACAAATGGCCGGAGCTGAGTCTCATCGTGAAGCTGCAGCTTACTACAAGGGCCCAGAGCCTTCGTACGTAGACCAGGTGATGATGTCTGTCAGTGACAATGACCAGGCCTTGATCAAGGTATTGTTGCGACAGACCAGAAGACCAGAGTTAGGTGATAAGTTTTCGTCTAGACATGGTCAAAAAGGTGTTTGTGGTATCATTGTTCAACAGGAAGATTTGCCTTTCAACGACGATGGTATTTCTCCCGATATCATTATGAACCCACATGGTTTCCCATCACGTATGACGGTGGGCAAGATGATCGAGTTAATATCAGGAAAGGCTGGTGTTTTGAACGGATCTCTCGAGTACGGTACTTGTTTTGGAGGATCCAAGCTTGAGGACATGTCCAAAATCCTCGTAGAGAAGGGATTCTCGTACTCGGGTAAGGACATGTTGTATTCGGGTATTACTGGTGAATGTTTACAGGCctacattttctttggaCCTATTTACTatcagaagttgaagcaTATGGTTCTCGACAAGATGCACGCTAGAGCCAGAGGGCCAAGAGCAGTCTTGACCAGACAACCTACAGAAGGTAGATCTAGAGACGGTGGGTTGAGATTGGGAGAAATGGAGAGAGACTGTGTCATTGCCTACGGTGCATCTcagttgttgttggaacGTTTGATGATTTCGTCTGATGCGTTCGAGGTCGATGTATGTAACAAGTGTGGATTGATGGGCTACAACTCGTGGTGTACCACATGTAAGAGTTTCGAACATGTCATCAAGATGACGATTCCATACGCGGCCAAATTGTTGTTCCAGGAGTTGTTGTCGATGAACATTGCACCACGGTTGAAGCTTGGGGATGTGTTCTAG
- the TFB2 gene encoding RNA polymerase II transcription factor B subunit 2 (RNA polymerase II transcription factor B p52 subunit) (RNA polymerase II transcription factor B 52 kDa subunit) (go_component nucleus~go_funtion transcription factor activity~go_process DNA repair; regulation of transcription, DNA-dependent), with product MSSSNLFKATVNEYLEGLPQPVQSKLYEAPATCLAIFRLLTPMAKFYIMTMLFNDRPVALRDLDRWCKPHAKKLQFDSLKRLTSLHLIEEDRGGNHIRLNPTFRQNFRNCLTGSQQSNAFGNLCTTTDKHRVDISFLDNFASSKWETILHFMVGTEATATPTTSVLSLLKSGGLMEGPGNSPQNLKITNTGFQFLLQDVNAQIWTLLLQYLNLTQELHMDPVDVLNFIFVLGSLELGKSYLVSSLSATQVSMLADLRDYGLVYQRTDSSGRFYPTRLATTLTSDSAALKTPSMAIEQALGASDGGEEQQIDTPTGNQGTVIIETNFKLYAYTNSPLEIAILNLFVHLKSRFTNMVCGQITRESIRSALYNGITADQIIKFLETHAHPQMKLLAKEKLDKKIEFDTSHNINTAGGAPQSKVSGEGNVAQHKLEILPPTVVDQIKLWQLELDRIQTFDGYLFKDFSNQQEFDTLSNYASEVGVLVWSDKIKKKFFVTAEGMTQVAEFANRKFQRNRQ from the coding sequence ATGTCGTCCAGCAATCTATTCAAGGCTACGGTCAATGAGTACCTCGAGGGCCTTCCACAGCCCGTACAATCTAAGTTGTACGAGGCCCCTGCGACTTGTCTAGCCATTTTTAGATTGTTAACACCCATGGCCAAGTTCTATATAATGACGATGTTATTCAACGATCGACCGGTAGCACTTCGAGATTTGGACAGATGGTGCAAGCCACATGCAAAAAAGTTACAGTTTGACTCTCTTAAACGGTTGACATCATTGCATttgatagaagaagacagaggAGGGAATCATATACGGCTTAATCCTACCTTTCGCCAGAACTTTCGCAACTGCTTGACCGGTTCTCAGCAACTGAATGCGTTTGGTAATCTTTGTACAACCACAGATAAGCATAGAGTAGATATCTCGTTCTTAGATAATTTTGCATCCTCCAAATGGGAAACtattcttcatttcatGGTGGGCACTGAGGCCACCGCTACACCTACAACGTCAGTACTTTCATTATTGAAGCTGGGAGGCTTGATGGAAGGACCCGGTAATAGTCCCCAAAACCTCAAAATCACCAACACTGGTTTCCAGTTCCTTTTGCAGGACGTCAACGCTCAGATTTGGACGTTGTTGCTCCAGTATTTGAACTTGACCCAGGAATTGCATATGGACCCTGTAGATGTATTGAACTTTATCTTTGTGTTGGGTTCACTAGAACTTGGTAAGAGTTACTTGGTATCCAGTTTGAGTGCTACGCAGGTGAGTATGTTGGCGGATTTGCGCGATTATGGGCTTGTTTACCAACGAACAGACTCTTCTGGTAGATTCTATCCCACCAGACTTGCTACAACGTTGACATCAGATTCAGCAGCCTTGAAAACACCTTCTATGGCTATAGAACAAGCACTTGGAGCTTCAGATGGAGGTGAAGAACAACAGATTGACACTCCAACGGGTAACCAGGGTACTGTAATCATCGAgacaaacttcaagttgtacGCATACACCAACTCTCCGCTTGAGATAGCTATTCTCAACCTCTTTGTCCATCTAAAGTCTAGATTCACCAATATGGTGTGTGGGCAAATCACAAGAGAGTCTATTCGTAGTGCCTTGTACAACGGCATTACCGCAGATCAgatcatcaagttcttggaaacTCACGCGCATCCCcagatgaagttgttggcaaAGGAGAAATTGgacaagaagattgaaTTCGATACAAGCCATAATATCAACACTGCTGGAGGTGCTCCACAATCAAAAGTGTCAGGTGAAGGCAATGTAGCTCAGCATAAGTTAGAAATTCTTCCTCCAACAGTAGTAGATCAAATAAAGCTCTGGCAATTGGAATTAGATAGAATCCAAACATTTGATGGGTATCTTTTCAAAGACTTCTCTAACCAACAGGAGTTCGACACCTTGTCCAATTATGCATCAGAGGTCGGCGTTCTTGTTTGGAgtgacaaaatcaaaaagaaattcttTGTTACAGCAGAAGGGATGACGCAGGTGGCCGAGTTTGCCAATAGGAAGTTCCAAAGAAACAGACAGTAA
- the RNR1.1 gene encoding ribonucleoside-diphosphate reductase alpha subunit (Ribonucleotide reductase (ribonucleoside-diphosphate reductase) large subunit~go_component ribonucleoside-diphosphate reductase complex~go_funtion ribonucleoside-diphosphate reductase activity~go_process DNA replication), giving the protein MSKSHITPSSQSSDGDGNSDSKVNQHKSDDSFTKREDFDIKRLSRFLLKLTTNLDVKHLDLDSIVSTVEVGLPAKVTLDELYGLVSETLASRTIYHPDYALLAGRVAARRIQKHVSTSFSGAVIKLWNHRSSVTNNRSNGNKTSRTYSIVSESLYKIVMQHRHFFDSLIEKDRDFDLTYFAIKTLERSYLLKINDEMAETPQYMFLRVAIGIHGNNLDDVVETYELMSSRYFIHASPTLFNAGSEYNYLSSCFLVDMEDDSIDGIYKTLHKTALISKASGGIGLNVHNIRASGSLIASTNGTSSGLVPMLRVFNDTARYVDQGGNKRPGAFAIYIEPWHADIFSVLDMKKNHGKEELRARDLFFALWIPDLFMQKVKDDEDWCLFSPDEAPGLADCYGDEFVDLYNQYEAEGRARTVVKAHKLWLAILESQTETGGPYMLYKDSCNRKSNQKNLGTIKSSNLCCEIVEYCSSEETAVCNLGSLALPAFIKSVSIDNSDEEVLEFDFEKLHSITKVLTRNLNKVIDVTLYPVESTKVSNMKHRPIALGVQGLADVFLELRLPFSSDEAKKLNIQIFETIYHAAVEASVELAMSEGPYNSFEGSPASKGILQFDLWDHKPSELYNDWDSLKESVKTHGLRNSLLVAPMPTASTSQILGYNECFEPYTSNLYTRRVLAGEYQVANKYLVKDLIDLGLWNSAVRNKIIVDNGSIQNISSIPQELKELYKTVWEISQKVIIDMAADRGKFIDQSQSMNIHLQNPTFGKLTSCHFYGWQKGLKTGMYYLRTQAASRAIQFTVNNEEIENMDTAPGATIKSLHRKRYKQVDSVEIQENVSFSQERKKMRTNNQEPYVTPESQSPYETGSKSFERIDIYDSTPVACELKDAEHCEACSG; this is encoded by the coding sequence ATGCTGAAGAGTCACATTACACCGTCGTCGCAGAGCAGCGATGGCGATGGTAATTCAGACTCTAAAGTAAACCAACATAAAAGTGACGATTCCTTCACAAAACGCGAAGATTTTGACATAAAGCGACTTAGTCGATTTCTACTAAAGCTCACCACCAACTTAGACGTGAAGCATCTCGATCTAGACAGCATAGTTTCTACTGTGGAAGTCGGGTTACCTGCGAAAGTCACTTTGGATGAATTGTACGGATTAGTCAGCGAGACCTTGGCTTCCAGAACTATTTACCATCCTGATTACGCGTTGCTAGCAGGACGTGTAGCAGCTCGTCGAATTCAAAAACACGTCAGCACGAGTTTTAGTGGAGCTGTTATCAAATTATGGAACCATAGAAGTAGTGTCACTAATAATCGCAGTAATGGTAACAAAACCTCCCGGACTTATTCAATCGTCTCCGAAAGTCTCTACAAGATTGTTATGCAACATCGCCACTTCTTCGATAGCCTCATAGAGAAGGATAGAGACTTTGACTTGACTTATTTCGCTATCAAGACATTGGAAAGATCGTATCTattgaagatcaacgaCGAAATGGCAGAAACGCCTCAGTACATGTTTCTCCGTGTAGCCATCGGAATTCATGGAAACAACCTCGACGACGTAGTAGAAACATACGAGTTGATGTCCAGCAGATACTTCATCCATGCCTCGCCTACGTTGTTCAACGCTGGCAGTGAGTACAACTACTTGTCGTCTTGCTTCCTTGTCGATATGGAAGACGACTCCATTGATGGCATCTACAAGACGTTACACAAAACAGCGTTAATATCGAAGGCATCTGGAGGTATAGGCTTGAACGTGCATAATATTAGAGCATCGGGTTCGCTTATAGCCAGTACAAATGGAACCTCTAGTGGCTTGGTGCCTATGCTCAGAGTATTCAACGACACTGCCAGATATGTAGACCAGGGTGGAAACAAACGTCCGGGAGCATTTGCTATATACATAGAGCCGTGGCACGCTGACATCTTCTCTGTGCTTGATATGAAGAAAAATCACggcaaagaagaattacGTGCTCGAGACTTGTTCTTTGCATTATGGATACCCGATTTGTTTATGCAAAAAGTCAAGGACGATGAAGACTGGTGTTTGTTCTCTCCGGACGAAGCTCCAGGTCTAGCTGATTGCTATGGTGACGAATTTGTAGACCTTTACAACCAGTACGAAGCTGAAGGAAGAGCCCGTACTGTCGTCAAGGCTCACAAGCTTTGGCTCGCAATTTTAGAATCTCAGACAGAAACTGGTGGTCCTTACATGTTGTACAAGGACTCATGCAATAGAAAATCTaaccagaagaacttggGTACGATcaaatcttccaacttATGTTGTGAGATTGTAGAATACTGTTCCTCAGAAGAGACTGCCGTGTGCAATTTGGGCTCCTTGGCCCTTCCAGCGTTTATCAAATCTGTTTCGATTGACAATctggatgaagaagttttggAATTTGACTTCGAAAAATTGCATTCTATAACTAAGGTGTTGACTAGAAACCTCAATAAAGTCATAGATGTCACATTGTATCCTGTTGAGAGTACCAAGGTTTCCAACATGAAACATCGTCCAATTGCGTTAGGAGTGCAAGGGTTGGCTGACGTTTTCCTTGAGCTAAGATTGCCATTTTCGTCTGACGAAGCCAAGAAGCTCAACATTCAAATCTTTGAAACCATTTACCACGCTGCCGTTGAAGCTTCCGTCGAATTAGCTATGAGTGAGGGTCCCTATAATTCCTTTGAAGGTTCGCCTGCCTCGAAGGGCATATTGCAGTTTGATTTATGGGACCACAAGCCTTCTGAACTTTATAATGATTGGGATTCTCTAAAGGAAAGTGTGAAAACCCATGGACTTCGTAATTCTTTATTGGTAGCACCCATGCCTACAGCATCCACTTCTCAAATTCTCGGCTACAATGAATGTTTTGAACCTTACACTTCGAATTTGTACACTAGAAGAGTGCTAGCAGGTGAATATCAGGTGGCCAATAAGTACCTCGTTAAGGATTTGATAGACTTGGGATTGTGGAATTCAGCCGTAAGAAACAAGATCATTGTGGATAATGGCTCTATCCAGAATATTTCTAGTATACCTCAAGAGTTGAAAGAGTTGTACAAAACTGTCTGGGAGATATCGCAGAAGGTTATCATTGACATGGCTGCTGACAGAGGCAAATTCATTGACCAGCTGCAAAGCATGAatattcatcttcagaaccCTACGTTTGGAAAGCTTACAAGCTGCCATTTTTACGGTTGGCAGAAGGGCTTGAAGACAGGTATGTACTATTTGCGAACGCAAGCTGCGTCTAGAGCAATTCAGTTCACCGTCAACAATGAGGAAATTGAGAATATGGATACAGCACCTGGTGCCACCATCAAAAGCTTGCACCGTAAAAGGTACAAACAAGTAGACtctgttgaaattcaagagaATGTATCCTTTTCGCAAGAGCGGAAGAAAATGAGAACGAATAATCAAGAGCCGTATGTGACTCCTGAATCGCAATCTCCATATGAAACTGGTAGTAAGCTgtttgaaagaattgataTCTACGATTCTACTCCAGTTGCCTGTGAGCTAAAAGACGCCGAACACTGCGAAGCTTGTTCTGGTTAG
- a CDS encoding predicted protein codes for MQLAEALRLRKDYLSRLQQLKERISNNCVVQEGDMPPESVEELTREYVELNTELTDLISKINITNTHIKFAFSEDENVKTLTEALAERDKLKREVEMHRLVVTNCSQRTHMYSRSEIKMVRTVNVKEVQKKVDMLSKSLRILDDKIQHENWSNVIYEEVPGRLVSFYRWLRPPKEGEKTEGIIENESS; via the coding sequence ATGCAATTAGCAGAAGCTTTGAGATTAAGAAAGGATTACTTATCCAGACTTCAGCaattgaaggaaagaatATCCAACAACTGCGTAGTTCAAGAAGGTGATATGCCACCTGAAAGCGTCGAGGAATTAACCAGAGAGTATGTTGAGCTAAACACTGAATTGACTGACTTGATatccaagatcaacatcACAAATACTCACATTAAATTTGCATTTAGTGAAGACGAAAATGTCAAAACCTTAACAGAAGCATTAGCAGAAAGGGACAAACTCAAGCGAGAAGTAGAGATGCATAGATTGGTAGTTACGAATTGTTCTCAACGGACACATATGTATTCGAGATCTGAAATCAAGATGGTTCGCACAGTTAACGTGAAGGAGGtacagaagaaggtggACATGTTATCCAAATCTTTGAGAATATTAGATGATAAGATACAACACGAGAACTGGTCGAATGTCATTTATGAGGAAGTGCCGGGAAGATTGGTGTCGTTCTACCGATGGTTGAGACCACCAAAGGAAGGAGAAAAGACAGAAGGGATAATAGAGAACGAATCTTCGTGA
- a CDS encoding transcription factor SKN7 (go_funtion two-component response regulator activity; DNA binding~go_process two-component signal transduction system (phosphorelay); regulation of transcription, DNA-dependent) has translation ILERILFKLYPNCNIKKLQDPTKVANAIKTHKFDVVFLDIEMPEITGVDISREMRQQPVFNSVGIIAVTTRTMAHDLLVYETVGIDYTFAKPLTYNYDFVMDRIDEVIRNRIST, from the coding sequence atCCTCGAACGtattttgttcaagttgtacCCAAACTGTAATATCAAGAAACTCCAGGATCCTACAAAGGTGGCCAATGCCATCAAAACCCACAAGTTTGATGTTGTCTTTTTGGATATCGAAATGCCAGAAATCACAGGCGTTGACATCTCCAGGGAGATGAGACAACAGCCGGTATTCAACCTGGTTGGCATCATTGCTGTCACTACTAGAACGATGGCACATGATCTACTTGTCTACGAAACTGTCGGCATTGACTACACCTTTGCAAAGCCTTTGACATACAACTACGATTTTGTTATGGACCGCATCGATGAAGTGATCCGCAACAGAATCCTGACTTAG
- the MTG2 gene encoding Mitochondrial GTPase 2 (go_funtion GTP binding): protein MTPEDPDSIKYVQDENNRVKYQDCGVDQYGLNPRLMSLTDYFSGNLHHTHHVFYNTNNVLARQGKKTESRTFIDLKVIKVRSGNGGNGCVSYFRDANRPSGPPDGGDGGDGGDVYISVAEKNMSSLHKVKRTYEAKHGTTGKGSQLDGKSGEDIVIEVPVGTTIRWIPDPAVLKKFLRQREGKDLDDIKMELRCDEYDHIQLVRPGYEPGSGWSFKEGDKEYYEGRPFFQELNKKVMEYDRELVQEELKFDKFPLLGLDLSRPSKKPMLLLKGGKGGMGNMHFLTKDIRNPNFSKKGRDGIQTHFLLELKLIADLGLVGLPNAGKSTLLRAISRARPRVGHWEFTTLQPTVGTIFTTIDKDPFTVADIPGIIKGASENKGMGLDFLRHIERSGGLVFVVSLESENPVADLEVLLNEVGSKRMKDKEVLVVATKADLTDDGANYKILRDYVEAENGWKIVPVCAMKGQNIEKCIKLMGEIAYSKNAKLM from the coding sequence ATGACTCCCGAAGATCCCGACTCTATCAAATACGTACAGGATGAGAACAACCGGGTGAAGTATCAGGATTGTGGTGTAGACCAGTATGGACTTAATCCTCGATTGATGTCACTCACGGATTACTTCTCGGGAAATCTTCACCATACGCACCATGTTTTTTATAATACCAACAATGTTTTGGCCAGACAAGGAAAGAAAACTGAAAGCCGCACGTTTATAGACTTGAAAGTTATTAAAGTGCGAAGTGGAAATGGAGGCAATGGGTGTGTTTCGTATTTCAGAGATGCTAACCGTCCCTCTGGGCCACCTGACGGAGGTGACGGAGGTGACGGAGGCGATGTATATATAAGTGTAGCAGAGAAGAACATGAGTTCGTTGCATAAAGTCAAGAGAACTTACGAAGCTAAGCATGGAACTACAGGAAAAGGAAGTCAGTTGGATGGAAAGAGTGGTGAGGATATAGTTATAGAAGTGCCTGTAGGCACCACGATCAGATGGATTCCAGATCCTGCCGTCCTTAAGAAGTTCTTACGCCAGAGAGAAGGAAAGGACTTGGATGACATCAAGATGGAGCTACGTTGTGACGAGTACGATCATATTCAGTTGGTGAGACCAGGGTATGAGCCTGGAAGTGGATGGCTGTTTAAAGAAGGCGACAAAGAGTACTACGAGGGCCGTCCCTTTTTCCaggaattgaacaagaaggtGATGGAATACGACCGCGAGCTTGTTCAGGAAGAGCTTAAATTTGACAAGTTCCCGTTGTTGGGCCTTGATTTGAGTAGGCCCAGTAAGAAACCTATGCTTTTGTTGAAAGGAGGCAAAGGTGGAATGGGAAACATGCACTTCTTGACCAAAGATATCCGGAACCCCAACTTCAGCAAGAAGGGTAGAGATGGGATCCAAACACACTTCttattggagttgaagttgattgcTGACTTGGGATTGGTGGGACTTCCTAATGCTGGCAAATCGACTTTGCTTCGTGCTATTTCTCGTGCCCGACCAAGAGTGGGCCACTGGGAATTTACCACTTTGCAACCTACTGTGGGCACGATCTTCACCACTATTGATAAGGATCCTTTTACTGTAGCTGATATCCCAGGAATCATCAAGGGAGCGCTGGAGAACAAAGGTATGGGGTTAGATTTCTTGCGTCATATTGAAAGATCGGGAGGTTTGGTGTTTGTCGTGTCTCTCGAATCTGAAAACCCTGTCGCTGATCTCGAAGTGCTACTAAACGAGGTTGGTTCAAAGCGAATGAAAGACAAAGAGGTGCTAGTTGTGGCTACGAAGGCGGATTTAACTGACGACGGAGCTAACTACAAAATTCTTCGTGACTACGTTGAGGCCGAAAACGGCTGGAAAATTGTACCCGTGTGTGCCATGAAGGGACAGAACATAGAGAAGTGTATTAAACTCATGGGAGAAATAGCCTATCTGAAGAATGCCAAGTTGATGTAA